The following proteins come from a genomic window of Synechococcus sp. BIOS-E4-1:
- a CDS encoding DUF1651 domain-containing protein, protein MRNQASQSVPQSYRRLLTHNAIEAWETMQKSGGWKRCPPSW, encoded by the coding sequence TTGCGAAATCAGGCCAGCCAATCTGTTCCTCAGTCCTACAGGCGCTTGCTTACGCACAACGCCATCGAAGCCTGGGAAACGATGCAGAAATCAGGCGGGTGGAAGCGATGCCCGCCTAGTTGGTAA
- a CDS encoding Nif11-like leader peptide family natural product precursor, with product MSLEQLKAFLEKVKADTSLQAKLKAAKSPEDVVGIAKEHGHEFTADKITELSEEELEGVAGGGDCTEITFGR from the coding sequence ATGTCCCTAGAACAACTCAAAGCTTTCCTCGAAAAAGTCAAAGCAGACACCAGTCTTCAAGCCAAGCTAAAAGCGGCAAAATCACCTGAAGACGTTGTGGGCATCGCTAAAGAACACGGCCACGAATTCACTGCTGATAAGATTACTGAACTCAGTGAAGAGGAACTAGAAGGTGTGGCTGGTGGCGGTGACTGTACTGAAATCACATTCGGAAGGTGA
- a CDS encoding Nif11-like leader peptide family natural product precursor, producing MSEEQLKAFLEKVEGDTSLQEKLKAASNPDAVLAIAKESGFSISDDDLKNTQSMMISEKELEGAAGGSDDCRLSVPISECYVSVVRCE from the coding sequence ATGTCAGAAGAACAGCTCAAAGCGTTCCTAGAAAAAGTCGAAGGCGACACCAGCCTTCAGGAGAAGCTCAAAGCTGCATCGAATCCTGATGCAGTTCTTGCAATTGCGAAAGAGTCTGGGTTTAGTATTTCCGATGACGACTTAAAGAACACTCAATCAATGATGATTTCTGAAAAAGAACTGGAAGGCGCGGCTGGGGGTAGTGACGACTGTCGGTTGAGTGTTCCTATCTCTGAGTGCTATGTGTCGGTTGTACGATGCGAATGA